The region ATACCATGGAAGTCCTGCGCCGTGAAGGGCTCGATCCGGTAGTAACCATGGAAGTATTCACCAGCCGGGCCGGAGTGCTCAGCGGCATGGAGGAGGTCAAGGCTCTACTGGCCCGGGTACTGCCTGAAGGTAAACACGAGGTCTGGGCGCTGGACGAAGGGGAGACCATGGCACAGAGAGAAGTGGTACTGCGTATTACCGCCCCCTACCGGAGCTACGGCTTGTACGAAACGGCGATAGATGGCTACCTGTCCCACTCCAGCGGCTGGGCAACCGCCGCCCGGGAATGCGTGACCGCGGCCGGAGGGATACCTGTTATCAGTTTCGGCGCCCGCCACGTTCATCCTTCGGTAGCCGGAATAATGGACTACTCAGCCATTATCGGGGGTTGTAGCGGCTGCTCCAGCATCGCCGGCGCCAGGCTGGCAGGTATCAGACCATCGGGGACAATGCCCCACTCCCTGATAATCATTATGGGAGATACCGTCCGGGCAACCCTCGCCTTTGACAAACACATGCCACCGGAAGTGCTCCGGGTATCGCTGGTCGATAC is a window of Dehalococcoidales bacterium DNA encoding:
- a CDS encoding nicotinate phosphoribosyltransferase, translated to MTPRFEPAEAVLSGETADIYFAHTMEVLRREGLDPVVTMEVFTSRAGVLSGMEEVKALLARVLPEGKHEVWALDEGETMAQREVVLRITAPYRSYGLYETAIDGYLSHSSGWATAARECVTAAGGIPVISFGARHVHPSVAGIMDYSAIIGGCSGCSSIAGARLAGIRPSGTMPHSLIIIMGDTVRATLAFDKHMPPEVLRVSLVDTFKDEAEESLRVAEALGEKLNSIRLDTPAERGRVTADLVKEVRARLDMAGFKHVRIFVSGGLDPERITYFIESGAPVDGFGVGSYISGARPIDFTADPHEVEGKPVAKRGRIPGITHNPRLKRIM